From Daucus carota subsp. sativus chromosome 6, DH1 v3.0, whole genome shotgun sequence, the proteins below share one genomic window:
- the LOC135147200 gene encoding uncharacterized protein LOC135147200 produces the protein MDLEAAGEVRLLQMNELDELRFDAYDNSRLYKERTKKMHDKLIQRRDFQVGDKVLLFNSRLRLFLGKLKSRWSGPFTVTDVKFDGAIEIMGQDETKFKVNGQRLKLYVDGAFVEKIETFCLDNPSLKA, from the coding sequence ATGGATTTAGAGGCCGCAGGTGAAGTCAGGCTTCTTCAAATGAATGAATTGGATGAGCTTCGTTTTGATGCTTATGACAATTCTCGACTTTACAAGGAGAGGACAAAGAAAATGCATGACAAATTGATCCAACGAAGAGACTTTCAAGTTGGTGATAAGGTGTTATTGTTTAATTCGAGGCTTCGACTGTTCCTTGGGAAGCTTAAATCTAGATGGTCCGGACCATTCACTGTGACTGATGTTAAATTTGATGGTGCTATTGAGATTATGGGACAAGACGAGACCAAGTTCAAAGTGAATGGTCAGCGTTTGAAATTGTATGTGGATGGTGCATTTGTCGAAAAAATTGAGACATTTTGTCTCGACAACCCCTCCTTGAAAGCTTAA
- the LOC108228022 gene encoding probable GTP diphosphokinase RSH2, chloroplastic codes for MAVPTTALYANPPNTTTFPCSISSNSSYDFDSIGRSSSPMIGGLSYLFSSPSGRNAASTCVTDDLRHEKIDDLTSSYCYSPYLNSFAKRDCSPVSVFQGPVSCSSSPLKFGKESGEFSGCGKVRRSNGLFIGRAVSVDYRHLGELDELTFNMEEDNCAAKDLLVNAQSRHSMFYDDLVVKAFHEAEKAHRGQIRASGDPYLQHCVETAILLAVIGANSTVVAAGLLHDTLDDSFMTFDYIYGTFGAEVADLVEGVSKLSQLSKLARESNTASKTVEADRLHTMFLAMADARAVLIKLADRLHNMMTLDVLPLKKQKRFAKETLEIFAPLANRLGIYSWKEQLENLCFKHLNPEQHKELSSKLVKSFDETKITLSLERLETALKNGAIPYHVLSGRHKSLYSIHRKMIKKRLSMDEVHDIHGLRLIVENEDDCYLALGIVHQLWSQVPGKFKDYIIYPKCNGYQSLHTVVVGEDIVPLEVQIRTKKMHLQAEFGIAAHWRYKEGDCRYSSFVHQMVEWARWVVTWQCETMVKDQSTMGYRQSVKPPCTFPSHSKDCPHSLKPYCGADGPVFIILIGNDKMSVQEFPANSTVNDLLEKTGRGFARWSPYGIPMKEELRPRLNHEPITDPNYQLKMGDVVELTPTIPDKSLPVYREEIQRMYDRGLSVSSMAPATNSMAGWKR; via the exons ATGGCAGTTCCGACGACCGCGCTATACGCAAATCCACCAAATACGACGACGTTTCCGTGTTCAATTTCATCGAATTCCTCGTATGATTTCGATTCAATCGGCCGATCGTCGTCTCCGATGATCGGCGGCCTCTCGTATCTGTTTTCTTCGCCCTCAGGGAGAAACGCTGCCTCTACATGCGTAACTGATGATTTACGACACGAGAAGATCGATGACTTGACTAGCTCGTATTGTTACTCGCCTTATTTGAATTCCTTTGCGAAGCGAGATTGTAGTCCTGTCTCGGTTTTTCAGGGACCGGTTTCGTGTAGTTCGAGTCCGTTGAAGTTTGGGAAGGAGAGTGGGGAGTTTAGTGGTTGCGGTAAGGTTAGGAGGAGTAATGGATTGTTTATTGGTCGTGCTGTTAGTGTCGATTATCGACATTTAGGTGAACTCGATGAATTGACTTTTAATATGGAGGAGGATAATTGTGCTGCCAAGGATTTGTTGGTGAATGCGCAGTCGAGGCATAGTATGTTTTATGATGATCTTGTAGTAAAGGCTTTTCACGAGGCCGAGAAAGCTCATAGAGGACAG ATCCGAGCAAGTGGGGATCCTTATTTGCAACATTGTGTGGAGACTGCAATCTTGCTGGCGGTAATAGGTGCCAATTCTACCGTAGTTGCGGCTGGTCTTCTCCATGACACACTTGATGATTCTTTTATGACCTTCGATTATATTTACGGGACGTTTGGAGCTGAGGTTGCTGATCTAGTAGAAGGG GTTTCTAAGTTAAGTCAATTGAGCAAGCTTGCCCGAGAAAGCAACACAGCAAGTAAGACTGTTGAGGCTGATCGTCTGCACACGATGTTCCTTGCTATGGCTGATGCTAGGGCTGTCCTCATAAAATTGGCAGATAGATTGCATAATATGATGACCCTAGATGTTTTACCCTTGAAGAAGCAAAAGAGGTTTGCCAAGGAAACTTTGGAGATATTTGCTCCACTTGCCAACCGTTTGGGAATCTATAGTTGGAAAGAGCAGCTAGAAAATCTCTGTTTTAAACATCTTAATCCTGAACAGCACAAAGAGTTGTCCTCAAAACTTGTGAAATCCTTTGATGAGACAAAGATCACTTTATCCCTTGAAAGACTGGAGACTGCTCTCAAGAATGGAGCCATTCCGTATCATGTTCTATCAGGGCGGCACAAAAGCTTGTACAGCATCCATCGCAAGATGATAAA AAAGAGGTTGAGCATGGATGAAGTTCATGACATTCATGGGCTGCGATTGATTGTTGAAAATGAGGATGACTGCTATCTGGCGCTGGGAATTGTTCATCAATTATGGTCTCAAGTACCTGGAAAGTTTAAAGACTATATAATCTATCCGAAGTGTAATGG ATATCAGTCTTTGCACACAGTAGTAGTAGGGGAAGACATTGTCCCTTTGGAAGTTCAGATTAGAACGAAAAAGATGCACCTACAGGCGGAATTTGGAATTGCAGCTCATTGGAGATACAAGGAAGGTGATTGCAGATACTCTTCATTTGTACATCAAATGGTTGAGTGGGCTCGCTGGGTTGTTACTTGGCAATGTGAAACCATGGTGAAAGACCAATCAACCATGGGTTATCGTCAATCAGTAAAGCCACCCTGCACTTTCCCTTCACATTCCAAGGATTGTCCACATAGCTTAAAGCCTTATTGTGGGGCAGATGGACCGGTTTTTATCATATTGATCGGAAACGATAAG ATGTCAGTTCAGGAGTTTCCGGCCAATTCTACTGTCAATGATTTGCTTGAAAAAACTGGTCGAGGATTTGCTAGGTGGTCTCCATATGGAATCCCGATGAAAGAAGAACTGCGCCCAAGGTTGAACCATGAACCCATAACTGACCCCAACTACCAGCTGAAAATGGGGGATGTGGTAGAACTAACCCCCACCATCCCCGATAAGTCATTGCCGGTGTACAGAGAAGAGATTCAGCGTATGTATGACCGCGGTCTATCTGTGTCGAGCATGGCGCCTGCCACCAATAGTATGGCCGGGTGGAAAAGATAA
- the LOC108224348 gene encoding E3 ubiquitin-protein ligase SPL2: MSVDQAAAAVLSQIALAADGAVLGLTLAYVAVRSILKYSSSSSALRKIQDAPAVRVSDLRSVLSSSDQGSDEGRIIVVRGSVEAKSVVEGNWKSLRPNHALVSPESGEKGVVLLRTQTCIYNEWRGFFGWTSDIRSLFARSWKEQESSSLRTVPFILVDGGVWPYSDYVVVNMDGSRHPIPLVTVYHHLQPITASPYTFLQALFGHEYPVGLLDEEKILPLGKDITAVGTCSLKNGTPEIKSCKDLPYFMSDMTKEQMLVDLAFRTKVLFWGGVVLSSLAIGVLSYAAVRNWNRWKEWRQVRRIQQDNSAASNEPDAQVIADEETGDIPDGELCVICLMMRRRSAFIPCGHLVCCQRCALSIEREISPKCPVCRQSIRTSVRIYDS; encoded by the exons ATGTCTGTGGACCAAGCCGCGGCGGCGGTTCTGTCGCAAATCGCGCTCGCAGCCGACGGCGCTGTGCTCGGTTTAACCCTAGCTTACGTGGCAGTTCGTAGCATTCTCAAATACAGCTCTTCTTCGTCGGCGTTGCGGAAAATTCAAGACGCTCCGGCCGTTCGCGTCTCTGATCTCCGGTCGGTGCTATCTTCTTCCGATCAAGGCTCCGATGAAGGTAGGATCATCGTTGTTCGTGGCTCGGTTGAGGCAAAGTCGGTTGTAGAAGGCAATTGGAAAAGTTTGAGGCCTAATCATGCTCTCGTCTCGCCTGAGTCCGGCGAGAAAGGCGTTGTTTTGTTGCGAACACAAACG TGTATATACAACGAATGGAGAGGATTTTTTGGATGGACATCAGATATACGTTCCCTCTTTGCAAGATCATGGAAAGAGCAAGAGTCTTCATCATTAAGAACG GTTCCTTTTATTCTTGTTGATGGTGGAGTTTGGCCATATTCTGATTATGTCGTTGTAAACATGGACGGCTCAAGACATCCAATACCTCTTGTAACTGTTTATCACCACTTACAGCCGATCACAGCTTCTCCTTATACATTTCTACAGGCACTTTTTGGCCATGAGTACCCT GTCGGACTGTTGGACGAAGAGAAAATTCTTCCATTAGGAAAAGATATTACTGCGGTTGGGACTTGCAGTTTGAAAAATGGGACTCCTGAGATCAAATCGTGCAAGGATCTGCCCTATTTCAT GTCTGACATGACCAAGGAACAGATGTTGGTAGATCTCGCGTTTAGAACAAAAGTTTTGTTTTGGGGGGGAGTGGTTCTTAGTTCTCTAGCAATAGGCGTGCTAAGTTATGCGGCTGTAag GAACTGGAATAGATGGAAAGAATGGAGGCAAGTTAGGCGCATCCAGCAAGATAATTCTGCTGCTAGCAATGAGCCGGATGCTCAGGTTATAGCAGATGAGGAAACTGGGGATATTCCAGATGGGGAGCTGTGTGTGATCTGCCTAATGATGAGGCGAAGGTCCGCATTCATTCCATGTGGGCATCTAGTTTGTTGCCAGCGCTGTGCACTGTCTATAGAGCGTGAAATATCACCCAAATGTCCAGTTTGCAGGCAGTCAATTCGCACTTCAGTCAGGATATATGATTCTTGA
- the LOC108224347 gene encoding protein NODULATION SIGNALING PATHWAY 1, whose product MTLEEPEPEPNPTSDYTLDWMEGSLSYLPSFFEDPYSSGDPYSSGDLNDDSWLDIGQDLDQELLNTSLASINYNSTSTTTTATSTPLIHPVVSGQKKRKISDEPNQKPSQPNKRSQNRPNNEPDDGNQTVLDQGVPKKGGNRRGSGKIVGSNCSNGNNKEGRWAEQLLNPCAIAITAGNLNRVQHLLYVLHELASSTGDANHRLASHGLQALTRHLSPSHTYSASATTMNFASAKPRFFKESLINFNDINPWFTIPNNIANSSILQILSQQNSSSNLHIVDIGVSHGVQWPILIDGLTRRPGGPPPLVRLTVIAPVVSNNQSLDTPFAVGPPDYNFIPQLTAYAKTLNVNLHINRIENHSLQSLNAQVLGCSSDETLIVCAQFRVHQLNHNNPDDRTKFLKVLRSLEPKGVILSENDMDCSCNNCGNFATGFSRRVEYMWRFLDSTSAAYKGRDSEERRMIEGETAKALSNAGEMNDRKEKWCEIMRRVGFSGEVFGEDAVDGARVLLKKYDSNWEMRVEEKDRCAGLWWKGQPVSFCSLWTIDRKLNQK is encoded by the coding sequence ATGACTCTTGAAGAGCCTGAGCCTGAGCCTAACCCCACCTCGGATTACACTTTGGATTGGATGGAAGGTTCGTTATCGTACCTTCCATCGTTCTTCGAAGATCCTTATAGCTCTGGTGATCCTTATAGCTCTGGAGATCTTAATGATGACTCTTGGTTGGATATTGGTCAGGACCTTGATCAAGAATTGCTCAACACTAGTCTTGCTTCTATAAACTATAACTCCACCTCTACGACCACTACCGCGACAAGCACTCCGCTCATTCATCCTGTTGTATCCGGTCAGAAGAAGCGGAAAATAAGTGATGAACCGAATCAGAAGCCGTCTCAGCCCAACAAAAGGAGTCAGAACCGGCCTAACAACGAGCCGGATGATGGAAACCAGACGGTTTTAGATCAAGGGGTCCCGAAAAAGGGTGGCAACAGAAGAGGAAGTGGCAAAATAGTTGGGAGTAACTGCAGTAACGGTAATAACAAAGAAGGGAGATGGGCAGAACAGCTGCTGAATCCTTGTGCCATAGCTATCACCGCAGGAAATCTGAACCGTGTTCAGCACCTGCTCTATGTTCTTCATGAGCTTGCCTCGAGCACCGGGGATGCCAACCATCGCCTCGCATCACACGGCCTCCAAGCACTCACCCGCCATCTATCTCCGTCTCACACATACTCTGCTTCGGCTACCACCATGAATTTCGCTTCTGCCAAGCCCAGGTTTTTTAAAGAATCTTTGATCAATTTCAATGATATCAACCCATGGTTTACTATTCCCAACAACATTGCAAATTCTTCAATACTCCAAATACTCTCTCAACAAAATTCCTCAAGTAATCTTCATATTGTTGATATTGGAGTCTCTCATGGAGTTCAATGGCCCATACTTATCGATGGCCTCACTCGTCGACCAGGGGGGCCGCCTCCGTTGGTTCGACTCACCGTGATTGCTCCGGTTGTCAGCAATAATCAATCCTTGGACACTCCATTTGCTGTTGGTCCACcggattacaatttcataccaCAACTCACTGCATATGCAAAAACATTGAATGTTAACTTGCATATCAATAGAATCGAGAACCATTCTTTACAAAGTCTAAATGCTCAAGTCCTTGGTTGTTCTTCTGATGAAACGTTAATCGTTTGTGCTCAATTTAGAGTCCACCAGTTGAACCACAACAACCCGGATGACAGAACAAAGTTCTTGAAAGTACTGAGGAGTTTGGAGCCTAAAGGGGTGATACTAAGTGAAAACGATATGGACTGCAGCTGCAACAACTGTGGGAATTTTGCAACCGGATTTTCACGGCGAGTGGAATATATGTGGAGGTTCTTGGACTCTACGAGTGCAGCATATAAAGGACGAGACAGCGAAGAAAGGAGGATGATTGAAGGAGAAACCGCAAAGGCATTGTCAAATGCCGGTGAGATGAATGACAGGAAAGAGAAGTGGTGCGAGATAATGAGGCGTGTAGGGTTCAGTGGAGAAGTTTTTGGAGAGGATGCCGTTGATGGAGCTCGAGTGCTGTTAAAGAAGTATGATAGTAACTGGGAAATGAGAGTGGAAGAGAAGGATCGATGTGCAGGGCTCTGGTGGAAAGGACAACCAGTTTCATTTTGCTCCTTGTGGACTATTGATAGGAAACTGAACCAAAAGTGA